Proteins from a single region of Spodoptera frugiperda isolate SF20-4 chromosome 8, AGI-APGP_CSIRO_Sfru_2.0, whole genome shotgun sequence:
- the LOC118275889 gene encoding uncharacterized protein LOC118275889 yields MRAKLFNLTTLFLTTVIFQETREFRFMRTIQSVGHPYYKILMSLGTCKENVLFTDQKIWAKIAMNRILDIYYRCDNELVKISRVEIILIINNTSSFAFSEDGVGRSEFSGTLYLPTHLNFVIYSLTIYSCNLGKQYVTSPKTVGRDDPQHTYMPFLRDKITVN; encoded by the exons ATGCGAGCTAAACTGTTCAATTTGACAACCCTATTTTTGACAACAGTTATTTTCCAAGAAACAAGAGAATTTCGTTTTATGAGGACTATTCAATCAGTTGGGCATCCGTACTATAAGATACTGATGTCATTGGGCACTTGTAAAG aaAATGTTCTTTTTACTGATCAGAAAATTTGGGCAAAAATAGCAATGAATCGCATTCTAGACATTTACTACAGGTGTGATAATG aaTTAGTCAAAATATCAAGAGTGGAAATCATACTTATAATTAACAATACAAGCAGTTTTGCGTTTTCGGAAGATGGTGTGGGTAGATCTGAATTTTCTGGAACGTTATATCTGCCAACGCATCTTAATTTCGTAATTTATTCTCTTACTATATACTCATGCAATCTGGGAAAACAATACGTTACGTCGCCGAAAACAGTTGGCAGAGACGATCCGCAACATACTTACATGCCTTTCCTTCGAGATAAAATAACAGTTAACtga
- the LOC118275622 gene encoding carboxypeptidase B-like, with translation MTRLVICVLLCVASFVQGGHEKYEGHQLYRVSGLNEQIRKLEATLDVLAATPAARSESGKLEALVRLAPEEKEQWLHYFEKNNMVYTKIADNLAEILRKEEAGIKATKEAAKRSGKSISWDTYYRHDEINDYLDELAEEHPDLVTVINAGLSFEGRQIKYARISSTRFENLMKPVIVIDAMAHAREWVTTPVALYIIHQLVVVAPESQLTQLVDWIIIPVVNPDGYEYSIDEDRLWRKTRSTAHEGADECPGVDVNRNFDHHWGTAPDSANPCSLIYEGPSAFSEAETRVVRSAVESSLQRTSLYISLHSYGNMFLYAWGNNGSLPSNALNLHMVGINMAHAIDEKALDKADRYIVGNAANVLYYTTGTSRDWTRAVGIPLTYTLELPGYEYLFQVPATYVEQIVTETWAGIAVGAQYVLSSW, from the exons ATGACTCGGTTGGTGATCTGTGTACTCCTCTGTGTGGCCTCCTTCGTGCAGGGAGGTCACGAGAAATATGAAgg CCATCAATTGTACCGTGTATCTGGTCTTAACGAACAGATCAGAAAATTAGAAGCAACCCTAGATGTCCTAGCAGCTACACCAGCAGCCAGGTCTGAATCTGGCAAGCTTGAGGCTCTCGTCCGCCTGGCTCCTGAGGAGAAAGAACAATGGCTGCACTACTTCGAAAAGAACAACATGGTGTACACCAAGATTGCCGACAATCTCGCCGA gATCCTCCGAAAAGAAGAGGCTGGGATCAAGGCTACGAAAGAGGCTGCCAAACGCAGTGGCAAGTCCATCTCCTGGGACACTTACTACAGGCATGATGAG atcAACGATTACTTGGACGAATTGGCGGAAGAGCACCCTGACCTCGTGACCGTCATCAACGCAGGTCTCAGTTTCGAAGGTCGCCAGATCAAATACGCGAGGATCTCGTCCACCCGGTTTGAGAACCTTATGAAGCCCGTCATCGTCATCGACGCCATGGCTCATGCCAGAGAATGGGTCACCACTCCCGTAGCCCTCTACATCATCCACCAACTCGTGGTGGTGGCTCCAGAAAGCCAATTGACTCAATTAGTCGACTGGATCATTATTCCTGTGGTCAACCCTGATGGTTACGAATATTCCATCGATGAG GACCGCTTGTGGCGTAAAACTCGCTCTACAGCGCATGAAGGAGCCGACGAGTGCCCAGGAGTTGATGTTAACCGCAACTTCGACCACCACTGGGGTACTGCTCCAGACAGCGCTAACCCTTGCTCACTCATCTATGAAGGTCCTTCCGCCTTCTCCGAGGCTGAGACCAGGGTCGTCAGAAGCGCTGTCGAGTCGAGCCTGCAGAGAACTTCCCTCTACATTTCACTACACAGCTACGGAAATATGTTCCTTTACGCTTGGGGCAACAACG GTTCGTTACCTTCAAATGCTTTGAACCTTCACATGGTCGGTATCAACATGGCTCATGCAATCGATGAGAAGGCTTTGGACAAGGCTGACAGGTACATCGTGGGCAACGCTGCAAACGTTCTCTACTACACAACTGGTACCTCCAGAGACTGGACCAGGGCTGTGGGAATCCCTCTCACCTACACCTTGGAGCTGCCTGGATACGAATACCTGTTCCAAGTCCCCGCTACGTATGTTGAACAGATCGTGACGGAGACCTGGGCCGGTATCGCTGTAGGAGCTCAATACGTATTGTCTTCTTGGTAA
- the LOC118275809 gene encoding melanocyte-stimulating hormone receptor isoform X2 translates to MELEDTNITNFKTNVTLDQVMDFFNLNLSNVNQSEVSQIHLFDLYEAYKTIEKEQLMVYKSVAYIIGTLIILSNLTVVISSGLILRKGQQPKSTYLLLGNVSLADTIVGFSLIFGVTVDNSVSSNPLCIFQIGMLVCPAMVSIFSVGLIAVDRYIYILHGLYYQRWFNTTRVRIGILCIWMIGIFISTLPAMGWTGRTFRDFRCWYIAVFPSALLLVLSIVVLSVIIMVCILYILILRSAVKAVDKIREFKENSYTNKGFIDDLANSAAVTSNSDSCGSSVVEMRKFDSETQTYQSDASRDRRMGCCRMSSSHPSKLKAVKTVLIVTLCFLGTWAPYYVAVIMYVKCDIMKNGYECIPLEILTLGPLYLLGVCNSLCDPLIYAWRHSGFKSTLKRIYWKCLAKHKI, encoded by the exons ATGGAGCTCGAAGACACGAATATTACGAACTTTAAAACGAACGTGACGTTAGACCAAGTGATggatttttttaacttaaacctTTCTAATGTGAACCAAAGTGAAGTGTCACAAATACATTTGTTCGACCTGTACGAAGCATACAAAactattgagaaggaacagttgATGGTGTACAAGTCAGTGGCTTATATCATCGGGACTCTCATCATTTTGAGCAACTTGACAGTTGTTATATCTAGCGGACTGATACTAAGAAAAG GTCAACAACCAAAGAGCACATATCTCCTTCTTGGCAATGTGTCCCTCGCTGACACCATCGTCGGGTTCTCCCTAATTTTCGGAGTCACAGTGGACAACTCTGTGAGTTCCAACCCCTTGTGTATCTTTCAAATAG GTATGTTAGTATGTCCAGCCATGGTCTCCATCTTCAGCGTGGGTCTCATCGCCGTGGACCGGTACATCTATATCCTCCACGGCCTATATTACCAAAGGTGGTTCAACACCACTCGAGTCAGGATCGGGATCCTATGCATTTGGATGATCG GTATATTCATATCCACATTACCAGCGATGGGTTGGACAGGGCGGACGTTCAGGGACTTCAGATGCTGGTACATCGCCGTCTTCCCTTCAGCCCTCCTCCTCGTCCTGTCCATCGTAGTCCTCTCTGTCATCATCATGGTCTGCATCCTATACATCCTCATCCTTCGCAGTGCCGTCAAAGCCGTCGATAAAATCAGAGAGTTCAAAGAAAACAGCTATACGAATAAAGGCTTCATCGATGATTTAGCTAACTCAGCTGCTGTCACATCTAATTCAGATTCTTGTGGCAGCTCTGTTGTGGAGATGCGTAAATTCGATAGTGAAACACAGACTTATCAAAGCGATGCGAGTAGAGATAGAAGAATGGGTTGCTGTAGGATGAGCAGCAGTCATCCAAGTAAATTGAAGGCAGTGAAAACTGTTCTTATAGTAACTTTATGTTTTCTCGGTACATGGGCACCGTACTATGTAGCcgtaataatgtatgtaaagtGCGATATCATGAAGAATGGCTACGAATGTATTCCTTTAGAAATATTAACGTTAGGGCCTCTTTATTTGCTAGGCGTTTGCAACAGTCTCTGTGATCCTCTGATTTATGCATGGCGACATTCTGGTTTTAAGAGCACATTAAAGAGGATTTACTGGAAGTGTTTAGCGAAACATAAGATATAA
- the LOC118275809 gene encoding 5-hydroxytryptamine receptor 1A isoform X1 codes for MELEDTNITNFKTNVTLDQVMDFFNLNLSNVNQSEVSQIHLFDLYEAYKTIEKEQLMVYKSVAYIIGTLIILSNLTVVISSGLILRKGQQPKSTYLLLGNVSLADTIVGFSLIFGVTVDNSVSSNPLCIFQIGMLVCPAMVSIFSVGLIAVDRYIYILHGLYYQRWFNTTRVRIGILCIWMIGITLGFMPATGWTNTELIVTRCYYVSLFPGPLILINSFLSIVPIMVGLVLYIIILIKALKTVNVLNKSAKNSKAYRENMNFRISRGKGNDTTSSTPSVDEVQNKSTPKLTKSASYNNNVYGDGVIAKPTLKTKSKSNHELGLTQTMSANNFENIGNRSKSQSESMISICTIQSQGSNPDVSMPNLKPSRFQNQVRKICNINAASRRPKEPNKWRAITIVMLTSGSFVITWMPFFISVTVFVFCEDKLTNPRCMYIRYLLGGPLATLAFLNSILNPLIYAWWHKGFQESVKNYYRVFILNCFCRISR; via the exons ATGGAGCTCGAAGACACGAATATTACGAACTTTAAAACGAACGTGACGTTAGACCAAGTGATggatttttttaacttaaacctTTCTAATGTGAACCAAAGTGAAGTGTCACAAATACATTTGTTCGACCTGTACGAAGCATACAAAactattgagaaggaacagttgATGGTGTACAAGTCAGTGGCTTATATCATCGGGACTCTCATCATTTTGAGCAACTTGACAGTTGTTATATCTAGCGGACTGATACTAAGAAAAG GTCAACAACCAAAGAGCACATATCTCCTTCTTGGCAATGTGTCCCTCGCTGACACCATCGTCGGGTTCTCCCTAATTTTCGGAGTCACAGTGGACAACTCTGTGAGTTCCAACCCCTTGTGTATCTTTCAAATAG GTATGTTAGTATGTCCAGCCATGGTCTCCATCTTCAGCGTGGGTCTCATCGCCGTGGACCGGTACATCTATATCCTCCACGGCCTATATTACCAAAGGTGGTTCAACACCACTCGAGTCAGGATCGGGATCCTATGCATTTGGATGATCG GTATAACTCTTGGATTCATGCCAGCTACTGGATGGACTAACACAGAGTTGATAGTCACTCGATGTTACTACGTCTCTCTCTTTCCCGGCCCTCTTATACTTATCAACTCCTTCCTTAGTATTGTACCAATCATGGTCGGGCTTGTTCTCTATATCATTATTCTTATAAAAGCCTTAAAAACAGTCAACGTTCTAAACAAAAGCGCAAAAAACAGCAAAGCGTACAGggaaaatatgaattttagaATCTCTCGTGGTAAAGGCAATGATACTACGTCGAGCACTCCATCCGTTGATGAGGTCCAAAATAAATCAACACCTAAACTCACTAAGAGTGCTTCTTACAATAATAACGTGTATGGAGATGGAGTTATTGCAAAACCGACCTTAAAGACTAAATCTAAAAGTAACCATGAACTCGGTCTTACTCAAACAATGTCAGcaaataactttgaaaatatTGGCAATCGAAGTAAATCTCAGAGTGAGTCAATGATTAGCATTTGTACAATTCAATCTCAAGGATCCAACCCTGACGTCTCAATGCCGAATCTCAAACCTTCAAGGTTTCAGAATCAAGTGAGAAAGATTTGCAACATAAACGCTGCCTCGCGAAGGCCGAAAGAGCCAAATAAATGGAGGGCGATTACTATAGTTATGTTGACTTCTGGAAGTTTCGTAATCACCTGGATGCCATTTTTCATTAGTGTTACTGTGTTTGTGTTTTGCGAAGACAAATTGACAAATCCTAGATGTATGTATATAAGGTACTTACTTGGTGGTCCGTTAGCAACTCTTGCCTTTTTGAATAGCATATTGAACCCCTTGATTTACGCGTGGTGGCACAAAGGCTTTCAAGAATCCGTTAAGAACTATTATAGAgtgtttatattaaattgtttttgtaggATCAGTAGATAG
- the LOC118275809 gene encoding dopamine receptor 4 isoform X3, with protein MLVCPAMVSIFSVGLIAVDRYIYILHGLYYQRWFNTTRVRIGILCIWMIGITLGFMPATGWTNTELIVTRCYYVSLFPGPLILINSFLSIVPIMVGLVLYIIILIKALKTVNVLNKSAKNSKAYRENMNFRISRGKGNDTTSSTPSVDEVQNKSTPKLTKSASYNNNVYGDGVIAKPTLKTKSKSNHELGLTQTMSANNFENIGNRSKSQSESMISICTIQSQGSNPDVSMPNLKPSRFQNQVRKICNINAASRRPKEPNKWRAITIVMLTSGSFVITWMPFFISVTVFVFCEDKLTNPRCMYIRYLLGGPLATLAFLNSILNPLIYAWWHKGFQESVKNYYRVFILNCFCRISR; from the exons ATGTTAGTATGTCCAGCCATGGTCTCCATCTTCAGCGTGGGTCTCATCGCCGTGGACCGGTACATCTATATCCTCCACGGCCTATATTACCAAAGGTGGTTCAACACCACTCGAGTCAGGATCGGGATCCTATGCATTTGGATGATCG GTATAACTCTTGGATTCATGCCAGCTACTGGATGGACTAACACAGAGTTGATAGTCACTCGATGTTACTACGTCTCTCTCTTTCCCGGCCCTCTTATACTTATCAACTCCTTCCTTAGTATTGTACCAATCATGGTCGGGCTTGTTCTCTATATCATTATTCTTATAAAAGCCTTAAAAACAGTCAACGTTCTAAACAAAAGCGCAAAAAACAGCAAAGCGTACAGggaaaatatgaattttagaATCTCTCGTGGTAAAGGCAATGATACTACGTCGAGCACTCCATCCGTTGATGAGGTCCAAAATAAATCAACACCTAAACTCACTAAGAGTGCTTCTTACAATAATAACGTGTATGGAGATGGAGTTATTGCAAAACCGACCTTAAAGACTAAATCTAAAAGTAACCATGAACTCGGTCTTACTCAAACAATGTCAGcaaataactttgaaaatatTGGCAATCGAAGTAAATCTCAGAGTGAGTCAATGATTAGCATTTGTACAATTCAATCTCAAGGATCCAACCCTGACGTCTCAATGCCGAATCTCAAACCTTCAAGGTTTCAGAATCAAGTGAGAAAGATTTGCAACATAAACGCTGCCTCGCGAAGGCCGAAAGAGCCAAATAAATGGAGGGCGATTACTATAGTTATGTTGACTTCTGGAAGTTTCGTAATCACCTGGATGCCATTTTTCATTAGTGTTACTGTGTTTGTGTTTTGCGAAGACAAATTGACAAATCCTAGATGTATGTATATAAGGTACTTACTTGGTGGTCCGTTAGCAACTCTTGCCTTTTTGAATAGCATATTGAACCCCTTGATTTACGCGTGGTGGCACAAAGGCTTTCAAGAATCCGTTAAGAACTATTATAGAgtgtttatattaaattgtttttgtaggATCAGTAGATAG